Within the Epinephelus lanceolatus isolate andai-2023 chromosome 22, ASM4190304v1, whole genome shotgun sequence genome, the region CTGTTTGGGCACCTGTGCAGCTCAAGTGCAGCTCTGGTGTGACGTTAAAATGTGTCCCAGTAGGAAACAGATATGCCCACAgtagtattaaaaaaaagtgatagtTTCCATACTTCGGTTTTTTCCATCCTTGTCACCCATTCCACCATCTCCTCTCACCGGAGGCAGGAACCTTCCCCCACCCCGTAGTCTTTGAACCACATCAATTGTTGATGTGTGTCTGATTCCACACTGTGACAGCAGAGCAGGTTCTTCCGGTTCCCTGCCACAGTAGATTAGGCGGATatctggaaacacacaggatacAGGAGCACAtacagagtgtgagagagagtcaACAGTCACTGACAACACTTTTCAAAAGAAATCAACAAaggttattaaaaaaatgtgatttttaattTGCTCTTCTTGGACCTGCAGTCGTGGGTTACTACACGACCCCACGCAAAACCGACTTGCACGCAACTTTGGtttaacagacaaaaacaacaacaacaacaacaacaataataatgataataataataataataataaacaaagtggCTGTTTCAATCGTCAACAGATGTAAGTCACATATAACCCAAAGTGATGTTACCTGATAGATGGCCCTGGTAATCAAATTCCTCTTTTATCTTCTCCTTCAGCTGCAGCACTGTGATGCCCCTAAGCTGTTCCTCTGTGTCACACAGGTGGATGGTCTTCATCTTTCTGTCTATTCCATGTACATTAAGCCAGATTCCCatgtctgtgctgctgttgaTGAATTGCTGCACTTCTGTCATGTCTACCTGCGTGTATAAAGGCGATAATGCACGTCATTAAATATCTATTATGACTTTACAGTTGATTAATATTGCTCCTCTGCACCTATGTGGTGTTTTTTGGgcactgtgtgtcactgtttgCTAACCGCCTGCCTGAACTAGATCCAAAGCTGGCTCAAGGGTTCAAGGGTTCAAGGTTCAAGGCGATCCTCTCTCTGTTCATACACACTTCAAACAGCAGACACATACAGCACAATTTAAATCCAATTATTAATCCACAGTAACTGTGACAATAGTCTGAAAAATCTTCTATACTCAGGATCAGCTCCTCCGAGAACCGccaccttatcgtggtggaggagtttgagtgccctaatgaccctaggagctatgctgtcgggggcattttgcccctggtagggtttcccatggcagattggttctgggcgaagggtcagacgaagaacagttcaaaagacccttcatgatggacaaAAGCAAGGATCTGTGTACCCGGCCCGGAGTATTACCAGGGCCCCGCCCTGGAACCAGGCCTAGGGTTGGGGCCtgtgggcgagcgcctggtggccGTGTtttcgcccatggggtccggccgggcccagcccgaaccggctacatgggctcgtccccctgctgaccacccgcagagggatccagaagggttcggtgctatgtggattgggcagcagaccaaggcgggggccttggcggtccgatcctcggctacagaagttggctcttgggacatggaatgtcacctctctggcggggaaggagctgGAGCTTGTgaaagaggttgagcgctatcggctagatatagtcggcctcacctcgacacatagttccggctctggaacccaagtccttgagaggggttggactctctccttcgctggagTTGCACCGGGTGAGAGgtggagggccggggtgggctttctgatagcccccagactctctgcctgtacgttggggtttactccggtagacgaaagggttgcttccctgcgccttcgggttggggaacgggtcctgagtgttgtctgcgcttatgcgccgaacaacagttcagagtacccaccctttttggagtccctgggacgggtgcttgACAGTGCCCcaaccggggactccattgttctgctgggggacttcaacgctcacatgggcaatgacagcgagacctggaggggcgtgactGGGAGGAaaggcctgcccgatctgaacctgagtggtgttcagttattggacttctgtgcgggtcgcagtttgaccataactaacaccatgttcaaacataaggatgtccattggtgcacgtggcaccaggacagcctaggttgcaggtcaatgattgactttgtagtcgtatcatttggcctgcggccatatgttctggacactcgggtgaagagaggagcagagctgtcaactgatcaccacctggtggtgagttggatcagatggcggGGGAAGACGctgcgcagacctggcaggcccaaacgaacagtgacggtctgctgggaacgcttggtggaagaacctgtccagatgatcttcaattcccacctccgggagagcttcgaccgcgtcccgagggcagagggggacattgagtccgaatgggccttgttccgctctgccattgtcgaggcggtggctgcgagctgtggccgcaaggctgctggggccagtcgcagcggtaatccccgaacccgctggtggacaccagaggtgaggggagccgtcttgctgaagaaggaggcctacagggcatggttggcctgtgggtctccggaagcagctgatgggtaccggcgggccaaacGGAGCGCAGCGGAGACAGTcgcggaggcaaaaactcgggcgtggtaGGAGTTCGGTGAagccatggaggaagactatcgatcggctccaaagaggttctggcaaaccgtccggcgcctcaggggggaaggcggcaacttgctcacactgtttacagtgggggcggggagctgctgacttCAACTgaggacattgtcgggcggtggaaggaatactttgaggagctcctcaatcccaccagcacgtattccagtgaggaaacagagacgggggtATCGGGGGCaagtcgtccaatttctggggcagaagttgccgaggtagtgaaacaactccgaggcagcggagccccgggggtggatgagattcgtcctggatatctcaaggctctggatgttgtagggctgtcctggctgacacgcctctgcaacattgcgtggacagaCTCCTCCTCCCTGATTTAATGGAACTTTAACGtgactcatttttttttacaccaagAGCTATTAATGTTCACTCACATCCATTCTTTCTATACAGCATAACAAGAATCATGAACAGGACTTTGCACTGCTGCAGTCTCATCTTCATCTCCACATTACTTACAGTCCCCCACTCAAACTCCTTTTTGCACTGTATTTTACTGCACTCAGTGTTTTGGACTTATCTTGTACTGTATACGCTTTTGACATTGTTGATGAATTGACCTGGGCTCATGTGCAACAGGGTTTATGTGCAATATTACCATATATGCCTGGTCActtctgtgtgttgtcatgggctttttttcaaatgtttattgTGCACCTTTCATGTCTTCTGTATTGTGTCTACGTGGTTGCCATGAATTTTAACTCTGTCTTTTGTCGCTCcttttcaacacatttttacatcaacCTGCCTATAGGGAtaacagatgaaaattagccctGGACTACAATCTGGTGTATTTGCATATACTCATGTAtgtgttcattaatatgcattgtCCCTATTTCGAAATAGGTGACATCAGCTAAATTGAGCCACTTTTTGGCAAatcacttttatttacttttattttattgttgaatTGATATAATAGAATATAGTTGTTCAGGTCCTATAGCTTTTGAAACATCAGCTGTCCCACGTTTTTGAGGTGAGCAGTGTTCTGGTAAAATGGGCCACCTGATCAGCTAAAAGGAGCCACTCATCTAGAAGTATGGCTGCTTTTTACAGATTTATCAACCTTATCATTTTCAGGAATTTGTTTTCTGCCAGGCCACTCACTCACCTCACAGTTCTCCTCAGCAGGCTGGATGTGAAGCATTGCCCCACCCACCACAGCAACCATAGACCAATCAattcaattgtttttttgtaaagtccaGTTGTAACAACAATTTGAAATAATGTGCAGCCATTGTCTGTTGGAATTTAGAAAGCTAGGAGGCTCAAACCGTCAATGGCTCATTTTACCTGATGGCTCAATTCAGCTGATATCACCCGAAATAAATCTCCTCTCACCGGAAGTGGGCCTCCCCCAGGTAGGCCTACTCTTTGAACCACTAGAA harbors:
- the LOC117246299 gene encoding polyubiquitin-like → MGNWFSAETRGAQQFINSTDMGIQLKVHVIIGEKKTIDLCDTEEQLKSITVLQLKEKIIEEFGDQWQPSDLRLFCDGRELEEPALLSQCRIRHMSTILVVQRVGLPGGGPLPVDMTEVQQFINSSTDMGIWLNVHGIDRKMKTIHLCDTEEQLRGITVLQLKEKIKEEFDYQGHLSDIRLIYCGREPEEPALLSQCGIRHTSTIDVVQRLRGGGRFLPPVRGDGGMGDKDGKNRSMETITFF